A genomic region of Rhipicephalus sanguineus isolate Rsan-2018 chromosome 1, BIME_Rsan_1.4, whole genome shotgun sequence contains the following coding sequences:
- the LOC119382332 gene encoding putative nuclease HARBI1 — MSSILQVCDSDMKILSIDPRFAGSCHDGHVWRNSGLRRRFMSGRIVVRDGEFLLGDSAYPLEPWLLTPVPGHPDEDTPEGVYNKEHAALRSTVERCIASSKAGSAACSAIGPSITAPGKQGRLWQHLLHCQSLLGRA; from the exons ATGTCATCCATTTTGCAGGTTTGCGACTCGgacatgaaaatcctgtccaTTGACCCGCGTTTCGCGGGCTCATGCCACGACGGGCACGTGTGGCGGAATTCTGGGCTCCGCAGACGCTTCATGTCCGGTCGCATTGTTGTGCGGGACGGAGAGTTCCTGCTCG GCGACAGTGCTTACCCCCTTGAGCCGTGGCTTCTAACGCCGGTTCCTGGGCACCCGGATGAGGACACACCCGAGGGTGTGTACAACAAGGAGCACGCGGCCCTGCGGTCAACAGTGGAGCGCTGCATCGCCTCCTCAAAAGCCGGTTCCGCTGCCTGCAGCGCTATCGGGCCCTCCATTACGGCCCCAGGAAAGCAGGGACGATTGTGGCAGCATTTGCTTCACTGCCAATCTCTGCTTGGAAGAGCCTGA
- the LOC119382243 gene encoding uncharacterized protein LOC119382243, producing the protein MRATGGGVLGGLKGRVLALVGPACAQGLGDPPYFSDSDDDQQPDAPVAAQAQATQPGASGLPSRQPCPPAPRQGTFTGRRGFGPRRTAGFGRARTSSPQASQEDLLAQAIDHGRQSVLASQQLCKAQREQVEATRKQTAVLEKGLKSVADAVKELCEIGRRQEERLRRLEENLSPLATLATSTVVVLPQQPMPGQQPPQPPQ; encoded by the exons ATGAG GGCGACAGGTGGAGGAGTACTCGGTGGCCTGAAAGGTAGAGTCCTCGCTTTGGTGGGCCCAGCATGCGCCCAAGGCCTGGGGGACCCACCTTATTTTTCCGACTCTGAC GACGACCAGCAACCAGACGCGCCAGTGGCAGCCCAAGCACAAGCAACCCAGCCTGGTGCAAGTGGCCTCCCAAGCAGGCAGCCGTGCCCACCAGCTCCAAGGCAGGGCACATTTACTGGAAGGCGTGGGTTTGGCCCACGTCGCACAGCTGGCTTCGGGCGTGCAC GCACTTCGTCTCCGCAAGCCAGCCAGGAGGACCTACTGGCTCAAGCCATTGACCATGGCAGACAAAGCGTGCTTGCATCTCAGCAGCTGTGCAAAGCCCAGCGCGAGCAAGTGGAGGCCACACGCAAG CAAACGGCGGTCCTCGAAAAAGGGCTCAAATCGGTGGCTGACGCAGTCAAGGAGTTGTGCGAGATTGGACGCCGGCAGGAGGAGCGACTCCGAAGACTGGAGGAAAACCTTTCGCCCCTCGCCACACTAGCAACAAGTACTGTGGTGGTGCTGCCACAGCAGCCCATGCCAGGGCAACAGCCGCCGCAGCCACCACAGTAA